One segment of Acetoanaerobium noterae DNA contains the following:
- a CDS encoding TasA family protein has product MKRKWMIPLLTGIFAASLIIGITTAYFSDSAAVSPDITAGTVVIDLSENFNPPTNWQAGETTPKEILIKNTGNKRAYIRVRVAGVWQKDQADTALDINNVQVTNNSSDWVLSGGYYYYKHVLNAGATTSPLNLSVKLLSKDEKYNGHTFMLKAYSQAVQATNGAYMDVWGLSSLPPEVEILSLP; this is encoded by the coding sequence ATGAAACGAAAATGGATGATACCACTATTAACAGGCATCTTCGCCGCCTCGCTGATTATAGGGATTACTACAGCATATTTCAGCGATTCTGCAGCGGTCAGCCCGGATATTACAGCGGGTACGGTAGTAATAGATTTAAGTGAAAACTTTAATCCGCCTACAAATTGGCAGGCCGGAGAGACCACACCAAAAGAGATACTGATTAAAAATACAGGCAATAAGCGTGCATATATTAGAGTAAGAGTAGCGGGAGTATGGCAAAAAGATCAAGCGGATACAGCGCTAGATATAAACAATGTACAGGTAACAAACAATTCTAGCGACTGGGTACTAAGCGGAGGCTATTACTATTATAAACATGTGCTTAATGCCGGAGCTACCACTTCCCCACTCAACCTATCAGTTAAATTGCTAAGTAAAGATGAAAAATATAATGGTCACACATTTATGTTGAAGGCTTATTCACAGGCAGTTCAAGCTACAAATGGAGCATATATGGATGTTTGGGGCTTGTCAAGTTTGCCGCCTGAGGTTGAAATCCTTTCCTTACCATAG
- a CDS encoding CoA-disulfide reductase: MKKILIVGGVAGGATTAARLRRLDEESQIVMFERGEYISFANCGLPYYIGEVIPQRDALLVQTVDGMSERFNMDIRNLSEVTAINREKKTVTVKNLKLGTTYEERYDVLVLSPGANPIKPPIKGLDEADNVFTLRNIPDTDAIKAHVDNKKPKSAVVIGGGFIGVEMAENLVHRGIKVTLVEMADQIMAPFDSEMVSILHKHVTDMGVELILSDGVSYFDQKGTKIGLNSGKVLDTELTILSIGVRPENELAKSSGLELGERGHIKVDQNMMTSDPNIYAIGDAIETIDYIYNEPAMVPLAWPANKQGRIVADRICGIDSKYPGTLGTSIAKVFDLTAASTGHNEKALARLGKTNYKTIHIHPGSHAGYYPGAFPISLKLIFEVPSGKILGAQGIGYDGVDKRIDVIATAIKGNLTVRDITNLELAYAPPYSSAKDPVNMAGYVASNILDGLVDVVYYNEIDKLIADGGLLIDVREPMEREMGFIEGSINIPLHEIRERLDEIPKDKELYVSCQVGLRGYLAARILKQHGYNVKNLDGGYKTYSDVYGAPEAAGCAYVDDAGEMHIADHNIDSFTGSTSPDLTVDARGLQCPGPIAQVYAAVSTMENGQMLEVLATDPGFSKDISAWCKKTGNTLISSEFDKTHFRTLLRKGTDTPRVAPALGATNAPVVNEKNGATMVVFSGDLDKAMASFIIATGAASMGKEVTMFFTFWGLNVLRKPGVKVEKDALENMFSKMMPEGAKKLKLSNMNMGGMGSKMINYVMKKKNVDDVETLIANAQKMGVKLVACAMSMDIMGIKQEELIDGVEIAGVASYLAETEDSGLNLFI; this comes from the coding sequence ATGAAAAAAATATTGATAGTTGGTGGGGTTGCTGGAGGAGCTACTACAGCAGCAAGACTTAGAAGACTTGATGAAGAATCACAGATAGTAATGTTTGAAAGAGGCGAGTATATATCTTTTGCCAACTGTGGTCTTCCATACTATATAGGAGAAGTTATTCCTCAAAGAGATGCTCTTCTAGTACAGACAGTAGATGGCATGTCTGAAAGATTCAATATGGATATTAGAAATTTAAGTGAAGTAACTGCTATAAATAGAGAGAAGAAAACTGTAACAGTAAAAAATCTTAAGCTTGGAACTACTTACGAAGAAAGATACGATGTACTCGTATTATCTCCTGGAGCAAATCCTATCAAGCCTCCTATCAAGGGTCTTGATGAAGCAGATAATGTATTTACTCTAAGAAATATTCCAGATACAGATGCAATCAAAGCTCATGTTGATAATAAAAAACCAAAATCAGCTGTAGTAATCGGTGGAGGCTTTATCGGTGTAGAGATGGCTGAAAATTTAGTGCATAGAGGAATCAAAGTTACATTAGTAGAAATGGCAGACCAAATCATGGCTCCATTTGACAGTGAAATGGTAAGCATTCTTCATAAGCATGTAACTGATATGGGTGTTGAGCTTATTTTATCCGATGGAGTATCTTACTTCGACCAAAAAGGAACAAAAATCGGTCTAAACAGCGGAAAAGTGCTAGACACAGAGCTTACTATACTATCGATAGGTGTACGCCCTGAAAATGAGCTAGCAAAATCCTCAGGCTTAGAGCTAGGTGAAAGAGGTCATATAAAAGTAGACCAAAATATGATGACCTCAGATCCTAATATCTACGCTATCGGTGATGCGATAGAAACTATTGATTATATATACAATGAGCCTGCTATGGTGCCACTTGCATGGCCAGCAAACAAACAAGGAAGAATAGTTGCTGATAGAATCTGTGGCATTGATTCAAAGTATCCTGGAACTCTTGGAACTTCTATTGCAAAGGTATTTGATTTAACTGCAGCCTCAACTGGGCATAATGAAAAAGCCCTAGCTAGGCTTGGCAAAACCAACTACAAGACTATTCATATTCACCCAGGCTCACATGCTGGATACTATCCAGGAGCTTTTCCTATATCACTTAAGCTGATATTCGAAGTCCCAAGTGGTAAAATTCTAGGAGCTCAAGGCATAGGCTACGATGGCGTTGATAAGAGAATAGATGTAATCGCTACTGCTATAAAAGGTAATTTGACCGTAAGAGATATAACCAACCTAGAGCTTGCCTACGCACCTCCATATTCTTCTGCTAAGGACCCTGTAAATATGGCTGGTTATGTAGCTAGCAATATTTTAGATGGTCTAGTAGATGTAGTATATTATAATGAAATCGATAAGCTAATCGCTGATGGTGGCTTGCTAATAGATGTAAGAGAGCCTATGGAAAGAGAAATGGGCTTTATAGAAGGCTCCATAAACATTCCTCTTCATGAAATAAGAGAAAGACTAGATGAAATTCCAAAAGACAAAGAACTCTATGTATCTTGTCAAGTAGGTCTTAGAGGATATCTTGCTGCTAGAATCTTAAAACAGCACGGATATAATGTTAAGAACCTAGATGGCGGATACAAGACTTATTCTGATGTATATGGCGCTCCAGAAGCTGCTGGCTGTGCATATGTGGATGATGCTGGTGAGATGCATATAGCAGATCATAATATAGATTCTTTTACTGGAAGTACTAGCCCAGATTTAACTGTAGATGCTAGAGGGCTTCAGTGTCCTGGTCCTATAGCTCAGGTCTATGCAGCTGTTAGTACTATGGAAAATGGACAGATGTTAGAAGTTCTAGCAACTGACCCTGGCTTTAGCAAGGATATTTCTGCATGGTGTAAAAAAACAGGTAACACATTAATTTCATCAGAATTTGACAAGACTCATTTCAGAACCCTTCTTAGAAAAGGAACTGATACACCCAGAGTAGCCCCAGCTCTAGGGGCGACTAATGCTCCAGTAGTAAATGAAAAAAATGGCGCAACAATGGTAGTATTTAGTGGAGACCTAGATAAAGCTATGGCTTCATTTATCATAGCAACAGGAGCTGCATCTATGGGCAAAGAAGTAACTATGTTCTTCACATTCTGGGGATTAAACGTCCTTAGAAAGCCTGGAGTTAAAGTAGAAAAAGATGCTCTAGAAAACATGTTTTCTAAAATGATGCCAGAAGGCGCTAAAAAGCTTAAGCTTTCAAACATGAACATGGGCGGCATGGGTTCAAAAATGATAAACTATGTAATGAAAAAGAAAAATGTAGACGATGTAGAAACATTAATCGCTAATGCACAAAAAATGGGTGTAAAGCTAGTAGCTTGCGCCATGAGTATGGATATCATGGGAATCAAACAAGAAGAGCTAATTGATGGAGTTGAAATAGCTGGTGTTGCATCATATCTAGCTGAAACTGAGGATTCTGGGCTTAATCTATTTATCTAA
- a CDS encoding HDIG domain-containing metalloprotein has product MSVIPTRTQAWELLNEYNQTEYLIKHALEVEGVMRYFANLLGEEDVDRWALIGLLHDLDYEKYPDEHCIKVQEILRERDVDESIIKSIVSHGYGLVADIKPEHQMEKVLFCIDELCGLIHAAAIMRPSKSVMDMEVKSVRKKFKSPSFAAGVSREVIQQGLDMLGWELDYAIEHTILGMREVAEEIGLK; this is encoded by the coding sequence ATGTCAGTAATACCTACTAGAACACAAGCATGGGAGCTACTTAATGAATACAATCAAACAGAATATCTTATAAAGCACGCACTTGAAGTAGAAGGCGTAATGAGATATTTTGCCAACTTATTAGGAGAAGAGGATGTAGATAGATGGGCTCTTATTGGACTTCTTCATGATTTAGATTATGAAAAATACCCAGATGAGCACTGTATCAAGGTTCAAGAAATACTTAGAGAAAGAGATGTAGATGAATCTATTATTAAATCAATAGTAAGCCATGGCTATGGACTGGTTGCCGATATAAAGCCAGAGCATCAGATGGAAAAAGTGTTATTTTGCATAGATGAGCTATGTGGACTTATCCACGCAGCAGCAATTATGAGACCTTCTAAGAGCGTTATGGATATGGAGGTTAAATCAGTACGTAAAAAGTTTAAATCTCCTAGCTTCGCAGCTGGAGTATCCAGAGAAGTAATCCAGCAAGGGCTAGACATGTTAGGCTGGGAATTAGACTATGCTATAGAGCATACGATACTAGGAATGAGAGAAGTAGCTGAGGAAATTGGATTAAAATAG
- a CDS encoding ArsR/SmtB family transcription factor, whose protein sequence is MNNFDMDFKQLEETSELLKALAHPVRLCIVRGLIGNGPCNVSNMHSCLNLPQSTVSQHVSKLKSAGIIKGERKGTEIIYEISDSRIKKLVECIF, encoded by the coding sequence ATGAACAATTTTGATATGGATTTTAAACAACTGGAAGAAACCTCGGAGCTGTTAAAAGCACTAGCCCATCCGGTAAGGCTATGCATAGTAAGAGGACTTATTGGCAATGGTCCTTGCAATGTAAGTAATATGCACAGCTGTCTTAACCTGCCTCAATCAACTGTATCTCAACATGTATCTAAGCTAAAATCAGCTGGAATCATAAAAGGAGAAAGAAAAGGCACAGAGATTATTTATGAAATTTCAGACTCAAGAATAAAAAAGCTTGTAGAATGTATTTTTTAG
- the ltaE gene encoding low-specificity L-threonine aldolase, whose translation MKYIDLRSDTVTEPTQRMREAMMDAIVGDDVYEDDPTMKELEEYAANLVGKEAALFVPSGTFANQLAIFTWCNRGDEVILPHDCHVVMHEVGAASVIAGVQLRSMPAINGQMNPQMVKEAIREDDIHYPETGLICMENAYSDGTVLPLEHMQEIYAIAKAHDIPVHLDGARVFNAATALKVDAKDMLRYTDSVMFCLSKGLCAPVGSILAGSKEFIAKARKKRKLLGGGMRQVGMLGAAGLISLKEMRLRLIEDHDNAKYLAEELDKIQGIEVIKDALDINMVFFKITDERLEAQLTHENFFKNGIKINPAEGGLMRFVCHYYINKSDIDKVLGVINEMRRY comes from the coding sequence ATGAAATATATCGATTTAAGAAGTGATACTGTTACTGAGCCTACACAGAGAATGAGAGAGGCTATGATGGACGCAATAGTTGGGGATGATGTTTATGAAGACGATCCGACTATGAAGGAGCTAGAAGAGTACGCGGCCAATTTAGTAGGCAAAGAGGCTGCACTATTTGTGCCTAGTGGTACTTTCGCAAATCAATTGGCTATATTTACTTGGTGTAATAGAGGAGATGAAGTAATCCTTCCACACGATTGTCATGTAGTTATGCATGAGGTTGGAGCTGCTTCAGTAATAGCTGGAGTACAGCTTAGAAGCATGCCAGCTATTAATGGACAAATGAATCCTCAAATGGTAAAAGAAGCTATAAGAGAAGATGATATCCACTATCCAGAGACAGGACTTATATGTATGGAAAACGCTTATTCAGATGGAACAGTACTTCCTCTTGAGCATATGCAAGAAATTTATGCTATTGCAAAGGCTCATGATATTCCTGTGCATTTAGACGGAGCTAGGGTATTCAATGCCGCTACGGCTTTAAAGGTGGATGCAAAGGACATGCTTAGATATACTGATTCTGTTATGTTTTGTCTTTCAAAAGGCCTTTGTGCACCAGTAGGCTCAATTTTAGCAGGAAGCAAGGAATTTATTGCTAAAGCTAGAAAAAAAAGAAAGCTACTAGGTGGTGGAATGAGACAAGTTGGAATGCTAGGAGCTGCAGGCTTAATATCATTAAAGGAAATGAGATTAAGACTTATTGAAGATCACGATAATGCTAAATATTTAGCAGAGGAGCTGGATAAAATTCAAGGAATTGAAGTAATTAAGGACGCTCTTGATATCAATATGGTATTTTTTAAAATTACAGATGAAAGACTAGAAGCCCAGCTTACCCATGAAAATTTCTTCAAAAATGGAATCAAAATCAATCCTGCTGAAGGTGGGCTTATGAGATTTGTTTGTCATTATTATATTAATAAATCAGATATAGATAAGGTTTTAGGGGTAATAAATGAGATGAGAAGATATTAA
- a CDS encoding peptidylprolyl isomerase: MSQNPIVTMKIEDRGEVKIELYPHIAPNTVNNFISLVKKGFYDGLIFHRVIQGFMIQGGDPKGNGTGGPGYGIKGEFSKNGHVNNLSHEPGVISMARSAHPDSAGSQFFLMTSVSPHLDGSYAGFGRVVEGMDIVEALEKVKTNFSDKPLEDIVIESVTVDTFGVEYPEPITQ; this comes from the coding sequence ATGAGTCAAAATCCAATAGTAACAATGAAAATAGAAGATAGAGGAGAAGTAAAGATAGAGCTTTATCCACATATAGCGCCAAATACTGTAAACAACTTTATTTCTCTAGTAAAAAAAGGTTTTTATGATGGACTTATATTTCACAGAGTGATTCAAGGCTTTATGATACAAGGTGGGGATCCAAAAGGAAATGGTACTGGTGGCCCAGGCTACGGCATCAAGGGCGAGTTTAGTAAGAACGGTCATGTAAACAATCTTTCTCATGAGCCAGGAGTTATTTCTATGGCGAGATCAGCGCATCCAGATTCTGCTGGTTCACAGTTTTTCCTTATGACTTCAGTAAGTCCTCATCTAGATGGATCATATGCTGGATTTGGAAGAGTAGTAGAAGGAATGGATATAGTAGAAGCTCTAGAAAAAGTTAAAACTAATTTTTCTGATAAGCCACTAGAGGATATAGTTATAGAGTCAGTAACAGTAGATACCTTTGGAGTAGAATATCCAGAGCCTATAACTCAGTAG
- a CDS encoding ArsR/SmtB family transcription factor, protein MAKDAPKCSCDTIHEDTVNDIKSKMPKDENLYDLAEFFKVFGDTTRIKIIYVLFQSELCVCDIAALLGMTQSAISHQLRVLKQARLVKCRKDGKVVYYSLDDEHVQTIFNMGYAHILER, encoded by the coding sequence GTGGCAAAAGATGCTCCCAAATGTAGCTGTGACACTATCCACGAGGATACAGTCAATGATATAAAAAGCAAAATGCCAAAGGATGAAAATCTCTATGATTTAGCAGAATTTTTCAAAGTCTTTGGTGATACCACCAGAATTAAAATCATTTATGTTCTATTTCAATCAGAGCTTTGCGTCTGCGATATAGCTGCTCTACTAGGTATGACTCAATCAGCGATTTCACATCAGCTAAGAGTCCTAAAGCAAGCTAGACTAGTAAAATGCCGCAAAGACGGTAAGGTAGTATATTACTCCCTAGATGACGAACATGTACAGACAATATTTAACATGGGTTATGCCCATATACTTGAGAGGTGA
- a CDS encoding LPXTG cell wall anchor domain-containing protein yields the protein MYKRIAIGISSIALSLALIVSGLILQSPSIAFANNIEVSSDATGQLKIEPVGDKFFDLSNMGPGDGTDSDITPNDERSTIKITNGYSQRFQVWLIAKRDMGIEIQSPDLYDQLMLEVVYRGETDQTSIKGYAKDEMSLGFFEPGESQIMNLKVSLPEELGNEYQGKEAGVIWSFRAEIPDTPPPPPPPPPDDDDDDEDEPEDVPEEPVPLAVVEPVPEEIIPEEIVPLAVPEVEEAIEEEPVPLAVPKLPRTGGMAPIFFYSAGAVLLGAGVVILRRKDDDDEK from the coding sequence ATGTATAAAAGAATTGCAATAGGAATCTCTAGTATAGCTCTTTCGCTAGCTCTTATAGTATCTGGACTGATTTTGCAATCGCCTTCAATAGCATTTGCAAATAACATTGAAGTTAGTAGTGATGCTACAGGACAACTTAAAATTGAGCCTGTTGGAGATAAGTTTTTTGATCTTAGTAATATGGGACCAGGAGATGGAACCGATAGTGACATAACACCAAATGATGAAAGATCTACTATTAAGATAACAAATGGTTATTCTCAAAGATTTCAAGTTTGGCTGATAGCAAAAAGAGATATGGGAATCGAAATCCAATCTCCAGATTTATATGATCAGTTGATGCTAGAAGTTGTTTATAGAGGAGAAACAGACCAGACCTCTATAAAAGGGTATGCAAAAGATGAAATGAGCTTAGGTTTTTTTGAACCTGGAGAATCTCAAATAATGAATTTAAAAGTTTCATTACCTGAAGAATTAGGAAATGAATATCAAGGAAAAGAGGCTGGAGTAATTTGGTCTTTTAGAGCAGAGATACCTGATACACCACCTCCACCACCTCCACCACCACCAGATGATGACGATGATGATGAAGATGAGCCAGAGGATGTTCCAGAAGAACCAGTACCTCTAGCAGTAGTAGAACCAGTACCTGAGGAAATTATTCCTGAGGAAATAGTTCCACTAGCAGTTCCAGAAGTTGAGGAAGCTATTGAGGAAGAACCAGTTCCACTAGCAGTTCCTAAGCTACCTAGAACAGGAGGAATGGCACCAATATTCTTCTATAGTGCTGGAGCAGTATTACTTGGAGCAGGAGTTGTTATACTAAGAAGAAAAGATGATGATGACGAGAAATAA
- a CDS encoding heavy metal translocating P-type ATPase, translating into MMELTLYINGMMCANCSQKLEEKASKLAEIEEIHVNYASAKINVKFKQDSDKNTVFEKLNKLCTQIEPKAYLTDKEPMSLGLASSAPVNKKENDSCDCDEHNHSHDDDRSHSHSHGHSHSHGHADINVSHSLADHKKEMLIIGITIAIYAFGIMYKGSDMIKLAIFIIAYIIIGKDVLLSAFKNILRGEVFDENFLMSIATLGAFAIGEYPEAVAVMLFYNVGELFQDMAVNRSRKSIKALMNIKPDYANLKVNNNFEIVKPEAVNIGDIILVKPGEKVPLDGTLLSESTQMDTSNLTGESVPRIVNKGDTVLSGFINKTHAIEMKVEKTFGESTVNKILELVENASAKKAPTEKFITRFSRYYTPAVVFFALALAIIPPFFTGFNFSEWLYRALIFLVVSCPCALVVSIPLGFFGGIGAASKHGILIKGGNYLEALKNAEIAVFDKTGTLTEGIFKVQEITPAHGMNDNELLELAAYAESHSSHPIGVSILKAYNKPIDYDRIQSYENLPGYGVRAVIDGKKVLAGNEKLMQEEKIDYINDKFGTIVHLSVDGSYAGSISIYDKIKEDSKLAMQKLKSVGIHSIAMLTGDNEKTALDIAEKIGIDNVKYDLLPDQKVAAFEELMKMSSPKGKVIFTGDGINDAPVLARADIGIAMGSLGSDAAIESADVVIMTDEPSKIAEAIKIAKFTNKVVWQNIYFSLGIKGLVLILGAFGMANMWEAVFADVGVAVIAVLNATRISKI; encoded by the coding sequence ATGATGGAACTAACGCTATATATCAATGGAATGATGTGTGCTAATTGCTCACAGAAACTCGAAGAAAAAGCATCAAAGCTTGCTGAAATTGAAGAAATACACGTAAACTACGCAAGTGCAAAGATAAACGTAAAATTTAAACAAGACTCAGATAAAAATACAGTATTTGAAAAACTAAATAAGCTTTGCACACAGATAGAACCAAAAGCCTACCTTACTGACAAAGAGCCAATGAGCCTTGGACTTGCATCTAGTGCGCCTGTTAATAAAAAAGAAAATGATAGCTGTGACTGCGATGAACACAATCACTCTCACGATGACGACCGCTCTCATAGTCACTCTCACGGTCATTCGCATTCTCATGGTCATGCTGATATTAATGTTTCTCATTCTCTTGCAGATCACAAAAAAGAAATGCTTATAATAGGTATAACCATTGCTATTTATGCTTTTGGTATTATGTATAAAGGCAGTGACATGATTAAGCTAGCAATATTTATAATAGCTTATATAATCATAGGAAAAGATGTCCTCTTATCAGCATTTAAAAACATCCTTAGAGGAGAGGTTTTTGATGAGAACTTCTTAATGTCAATTGCAACACTAGGAGCTTTTGCTATAGGTGAATATCCAGAGGCCGTAGCAGTAATGCTGTTTTACAACGTAGGAGAGTTATTCCAAGATATGGCTGTAAATCGTTCCAGAAAATCCATAAAAGCTCTTATGAACATAAAGCCTGACTATGCAAATCTAAAGGTTAATAATAATTTTGAAATAGTAAAGCCTGAGGCTGTAAATATAGGAGATATAATACTTGTAAAGCCTGGAGAAAAAGTGCCTCTAGATGGAACTCTTCTAAGCGAGTCCACTCAGATGGATACTTCTAACTTAACAGGAGAATCCGTTCCTAGAATCGTAAATAAGGGCGATACTGTATTATCTGGCTTTATTAACAAAACTCACGCAATAGAAATGAAGGTAGAAAAAACCTTTGGAGAATCTACAGTAAATAAGATTCTAGAGCTTGTAGAAAATGCTTCAGCTAAAAAAGCTCCAACCGAGAAATTTATTACTAGATTTTCCAGATACTATACTCCTGCTGTTGTTTTCTTTGCACTAGCACTAGCTATTATCCCTCCATTTTTTACAGGATTTAATTTTAGCGAGTGGCTATACCGTGCCTTGATATTTCTAGTTGTATCTTGCCCTTGTGCTTTAGTAGTGTCAATCCCTCTAGGCTTTTTCGGAGGTATAGGAGCTGCTTCTAAGCATGGGATATTAATTAAAGGGGGAAACTATCTAGAAGCTTTAAAAAATGCAGAAATAGCAGTATTTGATAAAACTGGAACACTTACAGAGGGAATATTCAAAGTACAGGAAATTACTCCTGCTCATGGAATGAACGATAATGAGCTACTAGAGCTCGCTGCCTATGCAGAGAGTCATTCATCTCACCCTATAGGTGTATCTATACTCAAAGCCTATAATAAGCCTATAGATTACGACAGAATCCAAAGCTATGAAAATCTTCCTGGTTACGGTGTAAGAGCTGTAATAGATGGTAAAAAAGTGCTTGCTGGAAATGAAAAATTGATGCAAGAAGAAAAAATTGATTATATAAATGATAAATTTGGAACCATAGTTCATCTCTCAGTTGATGGAAGCTACGCTGGTAGTATATCTATATATGACAAAATAAAAGAAGACTCAAAGCTAGCGATGCAAAAATTAAAATCCGTAGGCATACATTCTATAGCTATGCTAACTGGAGATAACGAAAAGACAGCTCTAGATATTGCAGAAAAAATAGGAATCGATAATGTAAAATACGACCTTCTTCCAGATCAAAAAGTAGCTGCTTTTGAAGAGCTTATGAAAATGTCTAGTCCAAAAGGCAAGGTTATTTTCACAGGAGATGGAATCAACGATGCTCCAGTGCTTGCAAGAGCAGATATTGGAATTGCTATGGGAAGCCTAGGAAGTGACGCAGCCATAGAATCAGCTGATGTAGTAATCATGACAGACGAGCCTTCAAAAATCGCAGAAGCTATAAAAATAGCCAAGTTCACAAACAAAGTAGTATGGCAAAACATCTACTTCTCACTAGGCATCAAAGGACTAGTCCTAATTCTTGGAGCCTTTGGAATGGCTAATATGTGGGAAGCTGTATTTGCTGATGTAGGAGTTGCAGTTATTGCAGTTCTTAATGCAACTAGAATAAGTAAAATCTAA
- a CDS encoding flotillin family protein, translating into MGIEDILKFAVPGVGILLLIIIIVVGYVKASPDEAVIISGVKRTPRIIRGRASVMIPFFERKDRLTLKVIKIDVKTKESVPTQEFINVNVDAVVTVKISSDEDLLPIAAQNFLNKDEAYIQAIVGEVLEGNVREIVGTMTLENMISNRQEFALKVQQNAVPDMQKMGIEIVSFNVQNFSDKSGIIEDLGIDNTMKIKKVAAISKADAERDIQIAQSRADKESNDARIDAEREIAVRNNELAMRKADLKKAEDTKKAEADAAYEIQKEEQRKTIEITTANANLARQEKEIVIKERDVQIKERTLEAEIKKKAEADKFARQQQAEAELFERQKKAEADKFEEIAKAEALKAKAEAERIAKEEEAMGVRAFMLAEAEGIRAKALAEAEGIEKKAIAMEKMKEAAILEMYFNVLPDIAKNVAEPLTNIDKITMYGEGNSAKMVKDIINSTTQISEGLTEGLGIDMKALISGIVGGKMVMNHEHAEPKEINEVKNFIETTKLDDITPTE; encoded by the coding sequence ATGGGAATTGAAGACATTTTAAAATTTGCAGTACCAGGAGTAGGAATATTACTTTTAATAATTATTATTGTGGTTGGTTATGTAAAGGCATCACCTGATGAAGCAGTTATTATTTCTGGTGTAAAGCGTACTCCTAGAATAATAAGAGGAAGAGCATCAGTGATGATTCCGTTTTTTGAAAGAAAAGATAGACTTACATTAAAAGTTATAAAAATCGATGTAAAAACTAAAGAATCTGTGCCTACACAGGAATTCATAAACGTAAATGTAGATGCAGTAGTAACTGTAAAGATAAGCTCTGATGAAGATTTGCTTCCAATAGCTGCTCAAAACTTTTTAAATAAAGATGAAGCATATATCCAAGCTATAGTAGGAGAGGTATTGGAGGGTAATGTCAGAGAAATAGTTGGAACTATGACTCTTGAAAACATGATTTCTAATAGACAGGAATTTGCTCTTAAGGTACAGCAAAATGCAGTACCTGATATGCAAAAGATGGGAATAGAAATAGTGTCCTTTAATGTACAAAACTTCTCAGACAAAAGTGGTATCATCGAGGACCTTGGTATAGATAACACTATGAAAATCAAGAAAGTAGCTGCAATTTCTAAGGCTGATGCTGAAAGAGATATCCAAATTGCTCAATCCAGAGCGGATAAGGAATCTAATGATGCTCGTATAGATGCTGAAAGAGAAATAGCAGTCAGAAATAACGAGCTAGCTATGAGAAAAGCTGATCTTAAAAAAGCTGAGGATACAAAAAAGGCAGAAGCTGATGCGGCTTATGAAATTCAAAAAGAGGAACAACGTAAAACTATAGAAATAACCACTGCAAATGCTAACCTAGCAAGACAAGAAAAGGAAATAGTAATAAAAGAAAGAGATGTCCAAATCAAAGAGAGAACCCTAGAAGCTGAAATCAAGAAAAAGGCAGAGGCTGATAAATTCGCCAGACAGCAGCAGGCAGAGGCAGAGCTATTTGAGAGACAGAAAAAAGCAGAAGCAGATAAGTTTGAAGAAATAGCAAAGGCAGAGGCATTAAAAGCAAAAGCAGAGGCTGAAAGAATAGCTAAAGAGGAAGAAGCCATGGGGGTTAGAGCCTTTATGCTAGCAGAGGCGGAAGGTATCAGAGCTAAAGCTCTAGCAGAAGCCGAAGGTATAGAGAAAAAAGCAATAGCAATGGAAAAAATGAAAGAAGCTGCAATACTAGAAATGTACTTCAACGTACTTCCTGATATAGCTAAAAATGTAGCTGAACCATTAACTAATATTGATAAGATAACTATGTATGGTGAAGGCAACTCAGCAAAAATGGTAAAAGATATCATTAATTCAACTACTCAAATATCAGAAGGATTAACAGAAGGACTAGGAATAGATATGAAAGCATTAATTTCTGGTATAGTAGGTGGCAAGATGGTGATGAATCATGAGCATGCTGAACCAAAGGAAATAAATGAGGTTAAAAACTTTATAGAAACAACTAAACTAGATGATATAACACCAACTGAATAA